TGGGCCGTGGCCATGGCCGCAGATGCCGTGGTGGGGCTGGAGCCGTCCACGATGATCATCACTTCGCCCGTCTGGCCCGCGCGGATGCGCCGCCCGTAATCGGGCGGGAACCACACGCCCACCTGCGCCTTGCCGCGGTCCAGCGCGGCGCGAAGGTCTTTTTCAGAGCGCACTTCGGCCTTCACGTCGAAGTATTGGGTAGAGACAAGGCCATCCACGAAGCTGCGGCTCTCCTGGCTCTGAGATTCATCCAGCACCACGGCGGGCATGTGCTTCACGTCGTAGTTGATGGCGAGCCCGAAGATGACCAGCTGCATGAGGGGCATGCCCAGCGTGAAAGCCAGGGTCAGCTTGTCGCGGCGGAGCTGGAGGAATTCCTTCCAGACCAGGGCTTTGATGCGGTTCCACATGGGGCACCTCAGGCAGTTCGGGAGCGTTGGACCAGGTCCACGAACAGGTCTTCAAGGGAGGGCGATTCAGGCGGCAGGGCTTCGAGCGCGAACCCTTCCTGCCTCAGCTGGGCCAACAGGGGTGCAGGATCGAGGCTGGCGGGCAGGGAGAGGCGCACACTCCTGCCCAGCAGCTCGGCGGCGAGCACCTCTGGCTGGCGGCGGGCAGCCAACTGCAGCTCACGGAAACGCTCGGTGCGCAGCTCGATCACCTGGCGGCCCAGAGCCTCCTTCAAAGCCCTGGGTCGGCCATAGGCCATGAGCTTGCCGCCGAGGATGAAGGCCAGGCGGTCGCACTGGTCGGCTTCGCCCAGGTTGTGGGTGGTGACGAGGATGCTCATGCCCTCGGCCACCAGCTCGTCCATGGCCTCCCAGAAGAGGCGCCTGCGCAGGGGATCGACGCCACTGGTGGGTTCATCGAGGAAGAGGATCTGCGGACGGTGCAGGGTGGCGGAGGCCAGTGCCACCCGCTGCCGTTCGCCGGTGGAAAGGGCCGATACCAGCAGGTCCCGGTGCTCCCAGACCTGCATCTCGCGCAGGCGGAACTGCACTTCGCGGGCCAGCTTTTCGCCTTGGAGGCCGTAGAGCCCTCCGAAAAAGGTGAGGTTTTCTGCCACCGTGAGATCGGTCAGCAGGCTGGATTTCTGGCTCATGTAGCCCATCTCGGCGCGCACCTGGTCGGCCTCGGTGAAGAGGTCGCGGCCCAGGGCCCGGGCCTCGCCCGAGCTGGGCGCCAGCACGCCGCAGAGCATGCGGATGGTGGTGCTCTTCCCGGCGCCGTTGGGGCCGAGGAAACCGAAGATCTCTCCCTGTTCGACGTGGAAGCTGAGGTCGGAAACTGCGGTGAAGTCTCCAAAACGCCGGGTCAGGTGCTGGACTTCCAAAACCGCTTCAGCCATGGCGACCTCCCCCGCTGACGCTGGCGAGGGCGTGGAGGAACACATCCTCCAGGCTCGCCTCCGAGAGACGCACCTGCTCCACCCCAGGAAGGGTGGCCAGCCTGGCGTGAAGCGGTTCGGGATCCTGAACCGGGAACCGGGCGCGGATGACCTCACCCTCCGTGAAAAGATCCAGCGGGGCGAGGCTCTCGATGGCCTTCTGCACCTCGCGCCGTCGGGCACTCACCACGCGGAAGACAAGGCCCGGCAGGCTGGCCCGGAAGGTGGGGAGATCCCCTTCCATGAGGACGCGGCCTTCATCCATGAGCAGCATGCGGTGCGCATATTCGGCTTCATCCATGTAGGGCGTCGAGAAGAGGATGGCCACGCCTTGATCGTGCACGGTGTGGAGCAGCTCCCAGAACTCACGGCGGCTCACAGGATCGACGCCGGTGGTGGGCTCGTCCAGCAGCAGCAGCCGCGGCTCCGTGAGCAGGGCGCAGCAGAGGGCCAGCTTCTGCTTCATGCCGCCGGAGAGGGCGCCGGACAGGCGATCACGAAAGGGGGCGAGGCCCACGGATTCCAGCAGCCGCGCGATGCGGGGCGCTGCGTCTCCCAGGCTGAAGAGGCCGGCCTGGAACCGGAGGTTCTCCTCCACCGTGAGATCCGGGGCCAGGCTGAAGGTCTGCGGCACATAGCTGATGCCTTCGCGGCCCAGCGGACGGTGCAGGGTTCCCCCCGTGGGCCGCTGCAGGCCTGTGAGCATGCGGAAGGTGGTGGTTTTCCCTGCGCCATCGGGGCCGATGAGGCCCACCAGCTCGCCCTCGGACACGGTCAGGTCCAGGCTTTGGACGGCCACCTTGTCGCCGAAGCGGCAGCTCAGGCCCTGGGCTTCAAACAGGCTCATGGGCGATTCGCTCCCAGGCGCACATCGACGGCGGCCCCGGGAACCAGGCCCTGATCCCAGCCCCGGACGATGTTCACGCGGGCGGGGTAGACGAGGTTCACGCGCTCTTCCCGGCTTTCCACCATCTTGGGAGTGAACTCGGATTCAGAGCCCACCTCGTCCAGGGTGGCTTCCAGGCTGCGGTGGTCCGCGGTGAGCACCGTCACGGCAGCGCCGAGGCGGGACTGGCTCTGGATGGCTTGGGGCAGGTAGACCCGCACCCACAGCTGATCGAGCCGGGCCAGGGTGAGCACGGGCTGACCTGCGGCGATGACGCTGCCCGGCTCCCGCAAGCGGTGGGTGACAATGCCATCGAAGGGGGCGCGCACTTCGGTGAAGCCTGCTTGCAGCTTGGTTTGTTGCCAGGCGGCGTGGGCCTTGCGGGCCTCGGCTTGGCCGCCTTGGCGCTGCTCGATGCGGGCCCCGGCGCGGAGTTCGGCCAGAGCCTTGACCTGCAAGCTCAGGTTGGCTTCGGCGCGATCCCGGGCCGTGGCCGCATTGTCGAGATCGGCCTTGGCCATAACTTTGTCCCCGAAGAGGCGGCGAGCCCGGGCCAGATTGTCCTCGGAGAGGTTCAGGGCCGCCTGGGCATCCTTCACGCGGGCCTCGCCCTGGGCGATGTCCTCGGCCCGGCTGCCTCGATCCAGCTCCAGCCGCTTGGCGTCGGCGCTCTCGAACCCGGCCTGGTCGCGCAGCACGGCCGCATCCATCTCCTCGGCGACCACCCGGGCCAGCAGGTCGCCCGCCTTCACGCGCTGACCCTCGCGGACGTTCAGATCCACCAGCCGACCACCAGTGCGCGGGCCCAGGTCGGTGAGGTAGGCCTCCACCCGACCGTTGAGCAGGGGGCGGGTGTCGCGGTGGCAGGCGGTCAGCAGGAGGGGCAGCAGGAGCACGAGCTTGCGCATGGGAACCTCAATCGATGGGGGCGGAGAGGGTGGGCAGGGGGGCGGCGGGGTTCGCGGCGGCGCCGCGCCAGAAGAGGTCAAACCAGGCGCGCATCCCCGTGGTCACGGCCGTTTCGGGGCTCAGGCCCGACAGCCGGGGCAGGACCGTGGGCAGCAGGTCGAGGATTTCGAGCTGCATTCTCGCCAGGAAGAAGGTGGCCAGCAGGGGCGGCAGGTCGGGGCGCAGGTCGCCGCGGGCGATGCCCCGGTCGAAGAGGCCCTTCACGGTCAGCACGATGGGGCGCAGCTGTTCTTCGATGAGCCCGCCCAAGCCTTCGCCGCCTCGGACGATTTCCCCGCGGATCATGGACCGGATCCCCGGATCATCCTTCAGGTGGCGGTGGTAGATCCGCAGCACGCCCCAAAGTTGTTCGGCGGTGGATTGGGTCTCATCCGCCACGAGCCGCTCCAGTTCCATCTGCATGGCGGGAAAACGCCGCTGCAGGAGGGCGGCGAAGAGGGCCTCTTTGTTCTCAAAGTGGTAGTAGATGAGGGCCGGGTCGCAGCCTGCCTTGCGGGCAATGGCGCGCAGGCTCGCAGCCTGGAGGCCCTCCTGGGCGAAGACAGCCTGGGCCGCGTCCAGCAGGTGGTTGGGATCCACCTTGGTGGGTTTGGGACCGCGGGACCGGGGAGCGGGGGCATTGGGCATGGAGATCCTATTCAACAAACGTTGAATTATTGGCCCGAAGGATGTCCTGGGCAAGAAAAATTTCAATGACTGTGGAAATTGTTTTCGGGCAACAAAAAGCCCCCGACGGGCGGGGGCTTTTTGCGGAAGTGTCTTCTCGCTATTCGCCGGAGATGGGCACCACGGTGGTGTCTTCGATGGTGAGGATTTCGGCCTCCTCGAAGGCGATGCGGTTCTCTTCCACCTCAGCCACGGCCACCTGGCCCCAGAAAGACGCCAGCTTGGGGGCATCCTGGGCCTGGCCGTGCTTGTTCACGGGGACCACAACCTCCACCTTGGGAAAGGCGCCCCGCTGAAGCTGCTCGCAACGCTTGCCCGCCACGACGACGAAGCGGTACTTGTTGGCGATTTCTTCAGGGACACGAACAATGGTGCGCTGGGTCATGGGGCACTCCGAACCACGAAGCATAACACCCAACAGGCATTCCATCAATGCGCGTGGAGTAGGATAGGGGTTCCTGTGCTTTGACACGACTTCGGGAGTCCCCATGGAACGCGGCAAGCTTTGGCGCACAGCTTTCGGAGGCAATGTCCGCCTCCTGGAACTGAACCAGGTGGGGCTGACGGAGGATCTCGCCGCCCGCCGCCGCATCGTCAAGCTTCTGGGCGGCACCCTGGCGGAGGATCCGGCCTGGGAGCAGCACTACGCCCGGGGCGGCCCTGGGGAGACCGCCCATCTGGAGTGGGCCGCCCTGGTGACGGCCTTCAAGGCCATCGACCAGGATCTGAAGGCGGCCCTGCAGGGCATTCAGGATTGGGATCGTCCCACCCTGAACCCGGCGCTGGGGATGGAACAGTCCCTCGAGCAGGTGGTGGCCTTCCTCTACATGCACGAGTGCTACCACCTGGGCCAGATCGGGCTCATCCGCAAGCTGCACGGCCTTCCTGGAGCCATCTGATGCAGATCATCCTGGGCATCACCGGCGGCGTGGCCGCCTACAAGTCTGCGGAGCTGGCCCGCCTGCTGGCCAATCAGGGACACCGGGTCCGCTGCATCCTCACTGAGGCCGGGTCGCGGTTCATCACCCCGCTCACCCTCACCAGCCTCACGGGCGAGCCCTGCTACGGCGCCAACCCCGACCAGGGCGAATGGCGGGCCCAGCCCAGCATCGAGCACATCGAGCTGGCCCGCTGGGCCGACCTGGTGGCCGTGGTGCCCGCCACGGCGAACATCCTGGGCAAGGCCGCCAACGGCCTGGCCAGCGACCTGCTCAGCACGGTGCTGTTGGCCACGCAAGCCCCGGTGCTGTGGGCCCCCGCCATGAACACGGGCATGTGGGATCACCCGGCGGTGCAGGCGAACCTTCAGCGCCTGCGTTCCTTCGGCCATGCCGTGGTCGAACCCGCCGCCGGCATCATGGCCTGCGGCGAGGAGGGCACGGGCAAGCTGGCGGATGTGGCTGCTATCGCCGAGGCCATCCAGGTGCACGGGACGCCCAAGCTGCGCTGCCTGAACGGTCGCCGGGTGCTCATCACGGCCGGACCCACTCGGGAAGACCTGGATCCCGTGCGCACCCTCACCAATCGCAGCACGGGCGCCATGGGCATCGAGCTGGCCCGGGCTTTCCGGGATGTGGGTGCCCAGGTCCAGCTGGTGCTGGGCGGGGATCTGGCGGCGCCCTGGGGCGTGGAAACTGTCCGCGTTCGCAGCGCCCAGCAGATGCTTGAGGCCTGCGAGGCCCGCTGGGCCGATGCGGATGGCCTGGTGGCCGCCGCAGCCGTGGCGGATCAGCGGCCCGAGGCACTCAGCCCCGAAAAAGTGAAGAAGAGCGACGGCATCGAAACGCTGAATCTGGTGCGCACCCCCGACATCCTGGCGCAGCTCTCCGGTCGGAAGCGCTCGGACCAGTGGGTTCTGGGCTTTGCGGCCGAGAGTGAGAAGCACCTGGAACACGCCAAGGCCAAGCTGGAGAAGAAGGGCCTGGATGCGGTGCTGGTGAATGATGTCCAGCATGGAAAGGCCTTCGGAGCCCAGGCCAATGCCCTGACGCCGGTCACGGCCCAGGGGGCGCAGCCAACCCTCGGGCCACTGCCCAAGGATCAACTGGCCCGCGCCGTGGTCCAGTGGTGGGGCCATCGGCTCGATCTGCGCCAGGACTGATCCCGCAGCGACCGGGACTCAGAACGCCGGGGCCATCCAAGGCAGCACTTCGCTGGGGCGGCCCGGCACGTTGCCCAGGCGCACCGCCACCACCACCAGCCAGCCCGAGGAGCGCTGAAGGTTTTTCAGATCCATGAGCAAGACTCCGCCGGGGCCCGGCAGGTCCGGCCGGTGGCGCTCCAGCAGCACTTCGCCGCGGCTGAAGACCTCTTCCGGAGTGGGTTTCGCGAGGCCCAGGGGCAGGTACAACACCCGCACCAGTTCGACACCTGAAAGGCCCTCGCCCTTCACGTCCGCGGTGGGCAGCACCATGCGGAGCTGGCGCAGCCCTTCGAGACGGACCTCCATGGCCTGGGCCGCCGCCCTCGGCCGTGGAATGGGGTCGCCCTTCCTGCCGCAGTGGAGGGTCAGGAAGCAGAGGGTGATGGCGAGCAGTGGGTTTGCTAGGCTGGGGGAACTCATCACCCATCATCATGCCTGAATCCGAGGTCGGCCCATGCCTGTGACCAAGATCTTGATTGCCAATCGCGGGGACGATGACCCCTCCGTGATCGAGCGTAGCGAGGGAGCGGGAGCGAAGCGATCGGGGTCAGGTCCCCGCGCATGCCAGCGATTGATGACCTTCAAGCGAGGATGAGCCCATGTCCGTGACCAAGATCTTGATTGCGAACCGCGGGGACGATGACCCCTCCGTGATCGAGCGTAGCGAGGGAGCGGGAGCGAAGCGATCGGGGTCAGGTCCCCGCGCATGCCAGCGATTGATGACCTTCAAGCGAGGATGAGCCCATGTCCGTGACCAAGATCTTGATTGCGAACCGCGGGGAAATCGCGATTCGCGTGATCCGCACCTGCCGTGAGATGGGCATCCCCACCGTGGCTGTGTACTCCGAAGCGGATCGTGGCGCCCTGCATGTGCGCATGGCTGACGAGGCTTACTGCATCGGCCCCGCCGCAGCGCGGGAGAGCTACCTGGTGCTGGAGAAGATCCTGGATGTGTGCAAGCGCAGCGGCGCGGATGCCGTGCATCCGGGCTATGGCTTCCTCTCCGAGAATGCGGAAGCCGCGAAGGCCTTTCAGGCGGCGGGCATCACTTTCATCGGGCCTAGGCCCGAGTGCATCGTGAGCATGGGCTCGAAAACCGCCGCCCGGGAGGTGGCCATCGCCGCAGGCTGTCCCGTGGTGCCGGGCATCCAGGAAACCATGGCCGACGAGGCGCTGCTGGAGGCCTCCCTCAAGATCGGCTTTCCGGTGATGCTCAAGGCCGCCATGGGCGGTGGTGGCAAGGGCATGCGCCTGGTGCACAAGCCCGAGGAGTTCACCTCGGCGCTGGCGCGGGCCCGAGGCGAGGCGCTCTCCTCTTTTGGCGACGACAGCGTCTACGTGGAGAAGGCCATCGTCCAACCTCGCCACATCGAGATCCAGGTCTTCTCGGATACGCATGGCAACCATGTTTACCTGCATGAGCGGGAGTGCTCGGTGCAGCGCCGCCACCAGAAGGTGATCGAGGAGGCGCCCAGCCCCCATGTCACGCCGGAGATGCGCAAGGCCATGGGCGAAGCAGCCCTGAAGGTGGCCCGCGCTGTGAATTACGTGGGCGCGGGCACCGTGGAATTCCTGGCGGATGCGGACCGCAACTTCTACTTCCTGGAGATGAACACCCGTTTGCAGGTGGAACACCCCGTCACCGAGTGGATCACGGGCCTGGACCTGGTGAAGTGGCAGATCCTCGTGGCCCGCGGTGAGGCACTTCCCATGACGCAGGAGCAGATCCCCCTCAACGGCTGGGCGGTGGAATGCCGCGTCTACGCCGAGGATCCCGACAAGAACTTCATGCCCAGCCCCGGCCGCATCACCTTCCTGCGCACGCCCAGCGGGCGCAACGTGCGCGATGACAGCGGCGTCTACGAAGGGGCCGAGGTGCCGATGTTCTACGACCCCATGATCAGCAAGCTGAGCACCTGGGGCCCCACGCGGCTGGAGGCCATCGAGCGCATGCGCGCAGCCCTGGCGGAGTACCGCATCGGCGGCATTCGACACAACATCGCCTTCCACGAAGCCCTCATGGAGCACGGGCCCTTCCGCGAGGGCGCGCTGCATACCGGCATGCTGGACAAGCCCTTCTGGAAGCGGAAGGACCAGGGGCCCGACCTGAAGTTTGCGGTGGCCGCCGCCCTGCTGCATGAGTTGGAAACCGAGCAGCGACGGGCCACTCAGCCCGCCACTGCCGCCGACGGAAAATCGGATTCCTGGAAACACTGGGGCCGGTTCAACCGGTTATAGGAGCGATGCGTGAAACGGACCCTGATGCTTGGCAAGGAATCCCGGGATGTGGAACTGATCCACCAGGATGGCGTCACGACGCTGGTCTGGGACGGGCAGAGCCAGCCCATCGACATCCTCGAACTGGAACCTGGCTGCTATTCCATCCTGTTGGAAGGCCGCTCGGTGGAAGTGCGTCTGGACGCGGCCAAATCGCCGGATCCCGAGGCCCACGCCTACCGCGCCATGCTCTATGACGGTTCCTACGAGTTCGCCTTGGTGGATCCCCGTCGCGCCCTGCTGGCGGGTTCTGGCGGTGCGGGGGCCGGGGGCGGTGTGCTCTCCTCTCCCATGCCCGGCAAGATCGTGAAACTCCTGGTGAAGCCCGGCGATGCTGTCCAGGAAGGCCAGACCCTCCTCGTGATGGAGGCCATGAAAATGCAGAACGAATTGAAAACCAGCGCTACCGGAATCGTATCCATCGTGCATGTGCAGGAGGGCGACACCGTGGAGACTGGAACTGCGCTCATCACCGTGTTGGCGGCGGAGGCCTGAGGCTGCGAATGGCGATGGCCTTTGCGGTCATTTGACGTGCTGCTTTCGCAGTTCATCAAGGCGCTTCTTTGTAGGAAAAACCAGACGCCGAGATCGCTTGGAGAGCGATGTGCGATTCGTGGTGATAGACCAAAAGGACTATCGGAATTGTCCCAACGATGGTGAGTAATGACGCGATGTATGTAAGAAAGTCTGAGGACGGAAATGCCGGTTTTCCGTTGAAGCATTTTGAAGCTGATGGCTAGCATGGGGTCAGGGATCACCCCCCCCTCAAGGAGGACCGACATGAAGAAAATCCTGATGTTCCTGGTCGCGGGCACCGCGCTCACCCTTTCTGCCCAGGAGGGCACCGCCTGGGTGGCTGGCCACCTGGGACAGACCCTCTTCGAGAGCAAGACGAACCTCAAGGATCAGATGCACTACGGCCTCGGCGCGGGGCACTGGTACACCAACCGTTGGGGCCTTGATCTGCGCGCCCTCCGCAGCGACCTCGATCTGGACAAGAACCCTCTCAAGGTCGCCACGGGCAAGGAAACCCACCTGCTGGCCTCCGGCCTGTTCAACTTCCGCCCGGGAGCCGAGAACTGGTATCCCTACTTGGCCGCCGGTTTGGGCGGCACCAATGTGGGATCACCCTACTCCGGTAAGGCCGAGGGCACCACGCGCCTCAACTACCACGGCGGCCTGGGCATCATGGGCCGCCCCGCAGAGAATGTGCTGCTGGATGTGAGTGCCAAGGCCGTCCGCGTGAACCTTCCCACCGCACGCACGGAGTACCTGGCCACTGTCGGCCTCGGTTACACCTGGGGCGGGGCCAAGAAGGCCGCTCCTGCGCCTGCGCCCGCTCCTGCTCCCGAACCGCCGCCCGCCCCCGCTCCTGAGCCCAAGCCCGAACCGAAGCCCGAGCCGGTGGTGGCGCCTCCTCCGCCGCCTCCTGCGCCCGAGCCCGTGGTGGAAGTCGCCAAGCCGGTGCCGCCTCCGCCCCCCGCGAAGATCGTGCTGGATGAAGCCGTGCTCCACTTCGCCAACGGCAAGGCGGATCTGGGCGCCGATGCCACCGCCGCCATCCAGAAGGTGGCCGATGGCCTGAAAGCCTTCAAGGGCGACTACAGCCTGGAAGTCAGCGGCCATACCTCGTCCGTGGGCGGCAAGGCCCTGAACAAGACCCTCTCCAAGCGTCGCGCCGATGCCGTCGCCAAGGTCCTGGTGGATGCCGGCATCCCCGCCTCCAAGGTGACCACGGTGGGTGTGGGCCCCGACAAGCCGCTGGCTGACAACAAGACCAAGGATGGCCAGGCCAAGAACCGCCGCGTGGAGATCGACGTGAAGGTGAGCGATGGCAAGGCTGAGGTCCGCAAGACCGAGACCGAGATCGTGGGCGCCACCCTCCCGGCTCCCTCACCCCGCAAGCCTTTGAAGAAGGCCGGTAAGTAGCATCCAGGGTAAATTGACCAGCGGGGGCCGATGCCCCCGCTGATTTTATGGGAGTGCCCATGTCTCTGAAAGACGAGTTCAAGGCCTTCATCATGAAAGGCAACGTCATCGACCTGGCCGTGGCCGTGGTCGTGGGTGGCGCTTTCGGCAAGATCGTGACGGCCTTCGTGGAGGGCATCGTCATGCCCCTGGTCACCATCGTGCTGCCTGCGAACGTCAAGTGGGAGGAGTGGGTTCTGGGCAAGTTCCGCGTGGGCGCCGTGCTTGGGGCCACCGTGAACTTCCTGATCATCTCCTTGGTGATCTTCCTGGTGCTGATCAAGCTGCTGGGCAAGTTCGTGAAGAAGGAGGAGGCGCCTGCTGCCGAGCCCACCACGAAGGAGTGCCCCGCCTGCCTGGAGCAGGTGCCGCTGAAGGCCACCCGCTGCAAGCACTGCACCAGCCAGCTCTGATTCCCCCAGAATCTCAGGAAAGGGCCCGGGACTCCGGGCCCTTTCCCTTGTGGGAACACTGGCTCCCATGCTGAACTGGAAGATCAACCCCGGGGCGCTTGGGTGCGCCCCCCGACGCACGAGGGCGCCGATGAGCGAGCAAGCTCCGGTTAAAAAGTACTCCGTTTTCCTTCCCAAGACCGACTTCCCCATGAAGGCGGACCTGCCCCAGCGTGAGCCCAAGCGGCTGGAACGCTGGAAGGCCGAGAGCCTGTACCGCCGCATCGAAGCCAAGCGGCAGGCCGACAACGCCGCGGGCAAGGGCAAGGGCCGCGAGGTGCTTCACGACGGCCCGCCCTACGCCAACGGCGCCATCCACATGGGCCACGCGCTGAACAAGATCCTCAAGGACGTGGTGGTGAAGTCCCGCTGGATGGAGGGCTACGAATCGCCCTACGTGCCGGGCTGGGACTGCCACGGCCTGCCTATCGAGCATGCCGTGGAGAAGGATCTGGGGCCCAAGCGCCGCGAGCTGAGCCGCGCGGAATTCCTGCAGCGCTGCCGCGCCTATGCCCAGAAGTGGATCGACACTCAGCGCACCGCCTTCCAGCGCCTGGGCGTGCTGGGCGCGTGGGAACAGCCCTACGTGACCATGGATCCGCTGTACGAGGCGGAGACGGTGCGCCACCTGGCCAAGCTCTTCGAGAGCGGCAGCGTCACCCGCAAGCTCAAGGTGGTGCACTGGAGCTACGGCGCCCGCACGGCCCTGGCCGAAGCGGAAGTGGAGTACGCGGACAGGACCAGCGCCGCCATCACCGTGGCCTTCCCCGTCACCGATGCCGAAGCCAGGCGCCTCGAACTGCCCACGCCCATGTTCGTGCCCATCTGGACGACCACGCCCTGGACGCTGCCCAGCAACAAGGCCGTGGCCATGCACCCCGATCTGGAATACGCCGTGGTGCGTGCCGGCACCCGTCACTTCGTGGTGGCCGTGACCCTGCGCGAGGACTTCGCGAAGAAGCTGGGTGAGGAACTGCACACGGTGGAGATCCGCAAGGGCAAGGAATTCCAGACCCTGGTGGCCCGTCATCCCTGGATCGACCGCGAGAGCCCCATCCTGCTGGGCGATCACGTCACCGCCGACACCGGCACGGGCCTGGTGCACACGGCCCCCGACCACGGTGTGGACGACTTCAACCTCGCCCATCACCTGGGCCTGCTCCAGCTGGTGGGTCCCGACGGAAAGTTCCTGCCGACGGTCAACGATCCTGAGTTGGAAGGCAAGAACATCTTCGACTGCAATCCGCTGGTGGTGGAGCGCCTCAAGCGGGAAGGGCGCCTCATTCATGAGGAGTCGCTGAACCACAGTTATCCCCACTGCTGGCGCACGAAGACCCCCATCCTCTTCCGCGCCACCGAGCAGTGGTTCATCACCATGGATTCAGAGCTGGCCGGCAAGGCTCGTAGCCTGCGCGAGCTGGGCATCGAGGGCGTCGAGCAGACGCAGTGGATCCCCGCCCAGGGCCAGAACCGCATCCACGCCATGATCGCGGGCCGCCCCGACTGGTGCATCAGCCGCCAGCGTGCCTGGGGCACGCCCATCACGGTGCTGCGCTGCGAGACCTGCGGCGAGCCGCTCGTGGCCGATTCCATCTTCAAGATCGCCTCGGCGGCCATCGAGAAGGGCGGCATCGAGGCCTGGGCCGATCTGCCCGTGGAGCAGCTGCTGCCCGCAGGTACCGTCTGCACGTGCGGCTCGAAGACCTTCCAGAAGGAAACGGACATCCTCGATGTGTGGATCGATTCCGGCGTCAGTGCCTCCGTGGTGTGCGAGTCCCATCCGGAGCTGAAGCGCTCGGACTACGGTCAGTTCATCTACCTCGAAGGCTCGGACCAGCACCGCGGCTGGTTCCACAGCTCGCTGCTCTTCAACCTCGCCGCCACCGGCACCAAGCCCTACAAGCAGGTGGTCACCCACGGCTTCGTGCTCGACGGCAAGGGCCAGAAGATGTCCAAGAGCCTGGGCAACGTCATCACGCCCGAGGAGATCCTGAAGACGCTGGGCGCCGACATCCTGCGCTGGTGGGCCGCCTCCTGCGACTACAGCGAAGACATCCGCATCTCCAAGGAGATCCTCGACCGCAGCGCCGATGCCTACCGGAAGATTCGCAACACCCTGCGCTTCCTCTTGGGGGCCTTGGCCGACTTCGATCCGGCCAAGGATGCGGTGGCACCTGCCGACCTCGCCCCCCTGGACCGCTGGGTGCTGGATGCCTTCTCGCGCACCACCCTTGAAGCCCGGGACGCCTACACGCGCTTCGAATTCCACCGCGCCACCCAGGCCCTCCACGGCTTCTGCCAGC
This sequence is a window from Geothrix sp. PMB-07. Protein-coding genes within it:
- a CDS encoding ABC transporter ATP-binding protein yields the protein MAEAVLEVQHLTRRFGDFTAVSDLSFHVEQGEIFGFLGPNGAGKSTTIRMLCGVLAPSSGEARALGRDLFTEADQVRAEMGYMSQKSSLLTDLTVAENLTFFGGLYGLQGEKLAREVQFRLREMQVWEHRDLLVSALSTGERQRVALASATLHRPQILFLDEPTSGVDPLRRRLFWEAMDELVAEGMSILVTTHNLGEADQCDRLAFILGGKLMAYGRPRALKEALGRQVIELRTERFRELQLAARRQPEVLAAELLGRSVRLSLPASLDPAPLLAQLRQEGFALEALPPESPSLEDLFVDLVQRSRTA
- a CDS encoding ABC transporter ATP-binding protein, which translates into the protein MSLFEAQGLSCRFGDKVAVQSLDLTVSEGELVGLIGPDGAGKTTTFRMLTGLQRPTGGTLHRPLGREGISYVPQTFSLAPDLTVEENLRFQAGLFSLGDAAPRIARLLESVGLAPFRDRLSGALSGGMKQKLALCCALLTEPRLLLLDEPTTGVDPVSRREFWELLHTVHDQGVAILFSTPYMDEAEYAHRMLLMDEGRVLMEGDLPTFRASLPGLVFRVVSARRREVQKAIESLAPLDLFTEGEVIRARFPVQDPEPLHARLATLPGVEQVRLSEASLEDVFLHALASVSGGGRHG
- a CDS encoding HlyD family secretion protein, encoding MRKLVLLLPLLLTACHRDTRPLLNGRVEAYLTDLGPRTGGRLVDLNVREGQRVKAGDLLARVVAEEMDAAVLRDQAGFESADAKRLELDRGSRAEDIAQGEARVKDAQAALNLSEDNLARARRLFGDKVMAKADLDNAATARDRAEANLSLQVKALAELRAGARIEQRQGGQAEARKAHAAWQQTKLQAGFTEVRAPFDGIVTHRLREPGSVIAAGQPVLTLARLDQLWVRVYLPQAIQSQSRLGAAVTVLTADHRSLEATLDEVGSESEFTPKMVESREERVNLVYPARVNIVRGWDQGLVPGAAVDVRLGANRP
- a CDS encoding TetR/AcrR family transcriptional regulator, whose product is MPNAPAPRSRGPKPTKVDPNHLLDAAQAVFAQEGLQAASLRAIARKAGCDPALIYYHFENKEALFAALLQRRFPAMQMELERLVADETQSTAEQLWGVLRIYHRHLKDDPGIRSMIRGEIVRGGEGLGGLIEEQLRPIVLTVKGLFDRGIARGDLRPDLPPLLATFFLARMQLEILDLLPTVLPRLSGLSPETAVTTGMRAWFDLFWRGAAANPAAPLPTLSAPID
- a CDS encoding DNA-directed RNA polymerase subunit omega, with product MTQRTIVRVPEEIANKYRFVVVAGKRCEQLQRGAFPKVEVVVPVNKHGQAQDAPKLASFWGQVAVAEVEENRIAFEEAEILTIEDTTVVPISGE
- a CDS encoding DinB family protein; protein product: MERGKLWRTAFGGNVRLLELNQVGLTEDLAARRRIVKLLGGTLAEDPAWEQHYARGGPGETAHLEWAALVTAFKAIDQDLKAALQGIQDWDRPTLNPALGMEQSLEQVVAFLYMHECYHLGQIGLIRKLHGLPGAI
- the coaBC gene encoding bifunctional phosphopantothenoylcysteine decarboxylase/phosphopantothenate--cysteine ligase CoaBC, with product MQIILGITGGVAAYKSAELARLLANQGHRVRCILTEAGSRFITPLTLTSLTGEPCYGANPDQGEWRAQPSIEHIELARWADLVAVVPATANILGKAANGLASDLLSTVLLATQAPVLWAPAMNTGMWDHPAVQANLQRLRSFGHAVVEPAAGIMACGEEGTGKLADVAAIAEAIQVHGTPKLRCLNGRRVLITAGPTREDLDPVRTLTNRSTGAMGIELARAFRDVGAQVQLVLGGDLAAPWGVETVRVRSAQQMLEACEARWADADGLVAAAAVADQRPEALSPEKVKKSDGIETLNLVRTPDILAQLSGRKRSDQWVLGFAAESEKHLEHAKAKLEKKGLDAVLVNDVQHGKAFGAQANALTPVTAQGAQPTLGPLPKDQLARAVVQWWGHRLDLRQD
- the accC gene encoding acetyl-CoA carboxylase biotin carboxylase subunit; the encoded protein is MSVTKILIANRGEIAIRVIRTCREMGIPTVAVYSEADRGALHVRMADEAYCIGPAAARESYLVLEKILDVCKRSGADAVHPGYGFLSENAEAAKAFQAAGITFIGPRPECIVSMGSKTAAREVAIAAGCPVVPGIQETMADEALLEASLKIGFPVMLKAAMGGGGKGMRLVHKPEEFTSALARARGEALSSFGDDSVYVEKAIVQPRHIEIQVFSDTHGNHVYLHERECSVQRRHQKVIEEAPSPHVTPEMRKAMGEAALKVARAVNYVGAGTVEFLADADRNFYFLEMNTRLQVEHPVTEWITGLDLVKWQILVARGEALPMTQEQIPLNGWAVECRVYAEDPDKNFMPSPGRITFLRTPSGRNVRDDSGVYEGAEVPMFYDPMISKLSTWGPTRLEAIERMRAALAEYRIGGIRHNIAFHEALMEHGPFREGALHTGMLDKPFWKRKDQGPDLKFAVAAALLHELETEQRRATQPATAADGKSDSWKHWGRFNRL